The genomic DNA TGTCCCTTGTTACCGCTGTGGCCAGTTCTACCAGTTACTTCCTGCCTTACTGGCTCTTTGGATCCCAGCTGGGGAAGCCAGTGTCATTCAGCACATTCCGGAGGTGCAACTACCCTgtgaggggagaggggcagagTCTGATCATGGTGGAAGAGTGTGGGCGCTATGCCAGCTTCAATGCCATCCCAAGCCTGGCCTGGCAGATGTGCACAGTAGTGACAGGTGCCGGCTGTGCTCTGCTGCTCCTGGTGGCACTGGCTGCTGTCCTAGGCTGCTGCATGGAGGAACTCATCTCCACAATGATGGGACGTTGCATGGGAGCCGCACAGTTCGTGGGAGGTAAGACGGTGTTGCTGGGATTGGGTAGGTTGGGGAGCTTTGCAGGGGTGTGGGTAGTGGGGATGTTGTCTCATGGGGAAATCCACTCTCAGCTTCTCCCCTTTGTCCATCTCTAGGGCTATGAACGGGGACTCGTTTGAAACACCTAGCCTGGGACTCCCCAAAGTGCAATCTACATCAGGGTTTTATTCTCAGCAAGATTGGCTAGTAGGCAGAGTTGATATCTGGTTTTTTTAGCCCTGATTTTCATCACCTTCTTCTCCCTGCAGAGTGCCCATTGAAGAATATTATCCAGGTCTGCTTTCCAGGGGCAGCAACTTATACTCTAGTATTACTGCTCCAAAATAAACTTGACCTCTAAGAGCCCTGATCTCTGGTAGTTATCTCAGAGGACAGTGATCTGATAGACACATACACCCAGGTGTTAATTACTAATAAGAATTTAATGTACAGTCCTCACCAAAAAATACATCTCTAATAGTGAAATGCTAGGTACCAGGCAGACTTCAGGTGACTGCTTATTTGACAGCATCTAAGGCTAGCCCTGTCTAGTAGCCATTAACAGACTATCCAGGTTTCCTATGGCCCTGACGCACCCTACTTAGCTTTTCCCTCATTCAGCCTCCCTCTAAATTTAATGCAGGAGACCTGGATGCTGGCAGTGTGTGGATGGGCTAGGAAGGAGCAAAATGCAAAAATGGCAGACTGTAGGAAAGCAAGGGGAGCAGTTTAATCTGAACggagaagaaaaagcaagtttAAGACAGACAGGCAaatgtgtgtgtgaacatgtgaGCTATGTTTTACACCTAGTTGGGGCAGTGGAAAAAAGCGCTGGTAGAACCTATTGCTGAAGTTTGTTGCTGTGGTTCCTAAAGTTGTAGAATCATTATTCATTATCACTGTCATCTCCATTAGCAGCACAGTGTGGGTGCCTGGACCCAGGAAACTTGGATCCCACTTCTGGCTCTTTCACTAAGTTGCCCTGTGGCTGTAAGCAAATGACAGTGACCTCTCTTTTGttcacttcctttctttccttaaatTTGTTCATTGGCAAGATAACCCAGatcctaattttctttcttctctccaatGACTGCATTATGTGGCCTTGGGGTGAGACGTTAGTGATGAGCTAAGACAGTGCTTCTCAACAGGGGCTGATTTCTTACATACCTCATCCCCCACCAGGGGACATTTGGTAAGGTCTTTGACATGTTTTTGGTTATCAAAAATTGGGGAGGGTGCTACTGACAATCAGTGGATAAAGGTGAGGGTTGCTGTTAAATATCCCACAATGCACAAGAACAAGACAGCTGACCACTCCCCAAAACAAAGAAGTATCTGGTCCCAAATGTCAgtggtgccaaggttgagaaacactgagctAAGGTATCATGATTTCCTGGCCTTCTTAGGAAAAGCACCAGATTCTCTTTGCTGTGCCAGTTAAGGTGATGTTTTCTGTTTCCCTCTTTCCTTAGACTCATTATgcaaagtttgttttgttttgttttttgttttttacatctttattggagtaaaattgctttacaatggtgtgttagtttctgcttcataacaaagtgactcaattatacatatacagatgtccccatatctcttccctcttgcatctccctccctcccaccctccctatcccacccctctaggtggtcacaaagcaccgagctgatctccctgtgctatgttgctgcttcccactagctatctattttacgtttggtagtgtatatatgtccatgccactctctcacttcgtcccagcttacccttccccctccccatatcctcaagtccagtctctagtaggtctgtgtctttattcccatcttacccctaggttattcatgacaattttttttcttagattccatatatgtgtgttagcatacggtatttgtctttctctttctgacttacttcactctgtatgacagactctaggtccatccacctcactacaaataactcaatttttgtttctttttatggctgagtgatactccattgtatatatgtgccacatcttctttatccattcatccgatgatggacacttaggttgcttccagctcctggctattgtaaatagagctgcaatgaacattttgatgcatgacttttttttgaattatggttttctcagggtatatgcccagtagtgggattgctggctcatatggtatttctatttgtagttttttaaggaacctccatactgttctccatagtggctgtaccaattcacattcccaccagcagtacaagagtgttcccttttctccacatcctctccagcatttattttgtctagtttttttgatgatggccattctgaccggtgtgagatgatatctcactgtagttttgatttgcatttctctaatgattaatgatattgaccattttttcatgtgtttgttggcaatctgcatatcttctttggagaagtgtctatttaggtcttctgcccatttttggattgggttgtttgtttttttgttattgagccacatgagctgcttgtaaattttggagatcaatcctttgtcagttgcttcatttgcaaatattttatcccattctgagggttgtcttttggtcttgtttatggtatcctttgctgtgcaaaaactttgaagtttcattaggtcccatttgtttatttttggttttatttccatttctctaggaggtgggtcaaaaaggatcttgctgtgatttatgtcatagagtgttctgcctctgttttactctaagagtttgatagtttctggccttacatttaggtctcaaatccattttgagcttatttttgtgtatggtgttagggagtgttctaatctcatacttttacatgtacctgtccagttttcccagcaccacttattgaagaggctgtcctttctccactgtacattcctgcctcctttatcaaagataaggtgaccatatgtgcatgggtttatctctgggctttcgatcctgttccattgatctatatttctgtttttgtgccagtaccatactgtcttgattactgtagctttgtagtatagtccaaagtcagggagcctgattcctcaagctccatttttttgttctcaagattgctttggctattcggggtcttttgtgtttccatataaattgtgaaattttttgttctagttctgtgaaaaatgccagtggtagtttgatagggattgcattgaatctgtagattgctttgggtagtagagtcattttcacaatgttgattcttccaatccaagaatatggtatatctctccatctatttgtatcatctttaatttctttcatcagtgtcttataattttctgcatacagatcttttgtctccctaggtaggtttattcctagatattttattctttttgttgcagtggtaaatgggagtgttttcttaatttcactttcag from Lagenorhynchus albirostris chromosome X, mLagAlb1.1, whole genome shotgun sequence includes the following:
- the LHFPL1 gene encoding LHFPL tetraspan subfamily member 1 protein, coding for MRSSLTLAGTLWAFLSLVTAVASSTSYFLPYWLFGSQLGKPVSFSTFRRCNYPVRGEGQSLIMVEECGRYASFNAIPSLAWQMCTVVTGAGCALLLLVALAAVLGCCMEELISTMMGRCMGAAQFVGGLLISSGCALYPLGWNSPEIMQTCGNVSNQFQLGTCRLGWAYYCAGGGAAAAMLICTWLSCFAGRHPKPVMLVESIMRNTNSYAMELDHCLKP